One Desulfovibrio fairfieldensis genomic window carries:
- the narJ gene encoding nitrate reductase molybdenum cofactor assembly chaperone — translation MTRAETFLWAAQLLRYPDEELAALAREARREPAPAWAVAFLDHAAATPLLDLQAAFVQTFDLNRAACLYLTTHAYGDSPLQGRALAALTELYRDSGCTPSGGELPDYLPLVLEFLAMSPAWAAACLCEKFATAAQGIAAHLAAENSPWAPMLRAAADAMRECAPDADPDPASPDDHPAIRGGSRAARNISPREVCI, via the coding sequence ATGACCCGCGCCGAAACCTTCTTGTGGGCGGCGCAGCTTCTGCGCTACCCGGACGAGGAGCTGGCCGCCCTGGCGCGCGAGGCGCGCCGGGAGCCCGCGCCCGCCTGGGCCGTCGCCTTTCTGGACCATGCGGCGGCCACGCCGCTGCTGGATCTGCAGGCGGCCTTCGTGCAGACCTTTGATCTCAACCGCGCCGCCTGCCTGTATCTGACCACGCACGCCTACGGCGACTCCCCCTTGCAGGGGCGCGCCCTGGCCGCGCTGACGGAACTGTACCGCGACAGCGGGTGCACGCCTTCCGGCGGGGAACTGCCGGACTATCTGCCGCTGGTGTTGGAATTCCTGGCAATGTCTCCGGCCTGGGCCGCCGCCTGCCTGTGCGAAAAATTCGCCACGGCGGCACAGGGCATCGCCGCGCATCTCGCGGCGGAAAACAGCCCCTGGGCGCCCATGCTGCGCGCCGCCGCCGACGCCATGCGGGAGTGCGCTCCCGACGCCGACCCCGATCCCGCGTCCCCCGACGACCATCCCGCAATCCGGGGCGGCAGCCGTGCGGCGCGGAACATTTCCCCCCGGGAGGTATGCATATGA
- the narI gene encoding respiratory nitrate reductase subunit gamma yields the protein MTPLMKLFIAAFAVYPYICLTLLTGGLLLRYTYAQEEWNARSSQFLESRMLRCGSLIFHIGILLSLGGHIVGLVLPPEALRAVGVSAQAHAQIAGLAGMLIAPMVLLGVGILLLRRIICLPVRLTTRRTDIIVLLLIGFNAATGMYQAYAAHFDAFTTIGPWVRGILTLAPAPGRMIYVPLFLQLHVLSGLTIFALLPFTRLVHIFSVPLSYVTFPFTIYRRRWGGV from the coding sequence ATGACTCCGCTCATGAAGCTGTTCATCGCCGCTTTCGCGGTGTACCCCTATATCTGTCTGACCCTGCTGACCGGCGGCCTGCTGCTGCGCTACACCTACGCCCAGGAAGAGTGGAACGCCCGTTCCAGCCAGTTCCTGGAAAGCCGGATGCTGCGTTGCGGCAGTCTCATCTTCCACATCGGCATCCTGCTCTCTCTGGGCGGGCATATCGTGGGCCTGGTGCTGCCGCCCGAAGCCCTGCGCGCCGTGGGCGTCTCCGCCCAGGCCCACGCCCAAATAGCCGGGCTGGCGGGCATGCTCATCGCGCCCATGGTGCTGCTGGGCGTGGGCATTCTGCTGCTGCGCCGGATAATCTGCCTGCCCGTGCGCCTTACCACGCGCCGGACGGACATCATCGTGCTCCTGCTCATCGGCTTCAACGCCGCCACGGGCATGTACCAGGCCTATGCGGCGCACTTTGACGCCTTCACCACCATCGGCCCCTGGGTGCGCGGCATTCTCACGCTCGCGCCCGCGCCCGGACGCATGATCTACGTGCCGCTCTTCCTGCAACTGCACGTGCTGAGCGGCCTGACCATCTTCGCCCTGCTGCCGTTCACCCGGCTGGTGCACATCTTCAGCGTGCCGCTGAGCTATGTGACCTTCCCCTTCACCATCTACCGCCGCCGCTGGGGAGGCGTGTGA
- a CDS encoding tellurite resistance/C4-dicarboxylate transporter family protein, giving the protein MGGPLTARALALVRSAAPANFGMVMATGIVSIALHLLGMEAGALALFYVNIGMFCCLWAVYILRLGLYPRDFFGDMADHARGPGYLTMVAGTGLLANQCALLLGRYDLACGLFWLALAVWCFFIWADFLALFTTDRKPPIEKGINGAWLLNTVSCQALVILGCVIIDHTSWDHETAFLLLTALFGTGFMLYAIVITLIVYRLCYKPLAPEALDPTFWVNAGAVAITTLAGSELILRAGESPFLQSVLPFLKGMTLMAWGFAAWWVVMLFILGFWRHAARRFPFVYTPGYWSMVFPMGMFTACTIMCSKALGVASLMAVPGLFIYVSVLSWLCTFWGLGRFLWRSLR; this is encoded by the coding sequence ATGGGCGGCCCGCTCACGGCAAGGGCCCTTGCGCTGGTCAGAAGCGCCGCCCCGGCCAACTTCGGCATGGTCATGGCCACGGGCATCGTGTCCATTGCCCTGCACCTGCTGGGCATGGAGGCCGGGGCGCTGGCGCTCTTTTATGTGAACATCGGCATGTTCTGCTGCCTGTGGGCGGTGTACATCCTGCGCCTGGGCCTTTATCCCCGGGACTTCTTCGGCGATATGGCCGATCACGCGCGCGGCCCCGGCTACCTGACCATGGTGGCGGGCACGGGCCTGCTGGCAAATCAGTGCGCCCTGCTGCTGGGGCGCTATGACCTGGCCTGCGGCCTCTTCTGGCTGGCCCTGGCCGTGTGGTGCTTCTTCATCTGGGCGGACTTTCTGGCCCTTTTCACCACGGACCGGAAACCGCCCATTGAAAAGGGCATCAACGGCGCGTGGCTCCTGAACACCGTGAGCTGCCAGGCCCTGGTCATTCTCGGCTGCGTGATCATCGACCACACGAGCTGGGACCACGAGACGGCCTTCCTCCTGCTCACGGCGCTCTTCGGCACGGGCTTCATGCTCTATGCCATCGTCATCACCCTCATCGTCTACCGGCTGTGCTACAAACCGCTGGCTCCCGAGGCCCTGGACCCGACCTTCTGGGTCAACGCCGGGGCCGTGGCCATCACCACCCTGGCGGGCAGCGAGCTCATCCTGCGCGCCGGGGAATCGCCCTTCCTCCAGTCCGTTCTGCCCTTTCTCAAGGGCATGACCCTCATGGCCTGGGGCTTCGCGGCCTGGTGGGTGGTCATGCTGTTCATCCTCGGGTTCTGGCGGCACGCGGCGCGGCGCTTTCCCTTTGTCTACACGCCCGGCTACTGGAGCATGGTCTTCCCCATGGGCATGTTCACGGCCTGCACCATCATGTGCAGCAAGGCCCTGGGCGTGGCCTCGCTTATGGCGGTGCCGGGTCTGTTCATCTACGTGTCCGTGCTGAGCTGGCTGTGCACCTTCTGGGGCCTGGGGCGCTTTCTGTGGCGCTCGCTGCGGTAA
- a CDS encoding xanthine dehydrogenase family protein molybdopterin-binding subunit, which produces MTIDISRRNFIKLGTVFGISVMIGRLPDAFAVEINSGPGPTDWMSPDGKVRYRWDAVRKVAGQKDFARDFRARDLPGWPREQAHAFFIKATRADRTFEGVDLSILGPELQPERLVLHENLAGDGVTMPQAEGLAADFYGKNFLVPKGQTPPLLGHPVALLIYRDFDTFEAAKRRLRFAENVVKYGAATGPNTPPNYGAARYVRIGGDSPTASSVYSPMQDAVIWGAFDGNNPVWPPESPSGLFVPASVMTRHRGGGGVRDPLTVARETYEPMRRGMNAAADIEKAIEAARKDESKLVLERQGFSQSIDSCALEADNGNAWYDAETRTLHLVASAQSPYEVARVAALMVKDNKRFPVKTIKLLTGTTVGYGAKDHSIFPFYVIAACFYGNGLPVRLANNRYEQFQLGIKRHSVEMDVTIVADRKSGKFEILKGFYNLNGGGRANFSFSVAQVAATAAQSIYYFPKSDLAAIALASPAVEAGSMRGYGTLQAMSITELMVDEVAAELGIDQIELRRRNAMRAGFENTQGAQPLGEPGNIEMLDIAAKHPLWANRHKAKAEFDRANPGRLYGVGFAQAQKDYGTGADTTALALEFDADGKVRMRHCVQEIGTGATTAQQVIVRDMLGKTPDSVEFGVAEFAELPMVSNWSPYTTTQKQQDDLQKNPYWVPFMLPAMSASNSAYFIGFGTRQAAKFLFENTLWPAARAIWSEGPAGGQISSGFMTVNDLRVVEGGIGGGGMEILPFERVAKKAHELGLVTGVALHCFSRWEWTTATFDVPTIGSIEVAADVLSVRYGDGAAPELKRRMTSGGYDFIKRSRVKFPPVQRNNAGVTTYAPAACIVELNVNTFTGEIEIMRHHSLLGTGKMIVPELVSGQLQGGLAMGIGHALMEELPLYEDGPGNGTWNFNRYTLPRATDVAVWNQTADYLEPESETAPPKGIGEVVMVPVVAAIGNAVTHAVGKRFYRLPVTSEKIKKALGL; this is translated from the coding sequence ATGACTATTGATATTTCGCGACGCAATTTTATCAAACTCGGAACAGTGTTCGGCATTTCCGTCATGATCGGACGCTTGCCGGATGCCTTTGCAGTGGAAATAAATTCGGGCCCCGGCCCCACAGACTGGATGTCGCCGGACGGCAAGGTTCGCTATCGGTGGGATGCCGTGCGCAAGGTGGCCGGGCAAAAGGACTTCGCGCGGGACTTTCGTGCGCGGGATCTGCCCGGCTGGCCCAGGGAGCAGGCCCACGCCTTCTTCATCAAGGCGACGCGGGCCGACCGGACCTTTGAGGGTGTGGACCTGAGCATTCTGGGGCCGGAATTGCAGCCCGAACGCCTTGTCCTGCATGAAAATTTGGCCGGTGACGGCGTGACCATGCCGCAGGCCGAGGGTTTGGCCGCCGACTTCTACGGCAAAAACTTTCTGGTTCCCAAAGGGCAGACCCCGCCGCTGCTCGGCCACCCGGTGGCCCTGCTGATTTATCGTGACTTTGATACGTTCGAGGCGGCGAAGCGCAGACTGCGCTTTGCCGAAAATGTCGTGAAATACGGCGCCGCCACCGGCCCGAACACGCCGCCCAACTACGGCGCGGCACGCTATGTCCGCATCGGGGGCGACAGTCCGACAGCCTCATCCGTGTATTCGCCGATGCAGGACGCCGTCATTTGGGGCGCTTTCGACGGCAATAACCCGGTCTGGCCGCCGGAAAGCCCGTCCGGACTTTTCGTGCCCGCCTCGGTGATGACGCGGCATCGTGGCGGCGGCGGCGTGCGCGACCCGCTCACGGTGGCGCGCGAAACCTATGAGCCGATGCGGCGCGGCATGAACGCGGCCGCGGACATCGAAAAGGCCATTGAAGCGGCGCGCAAGGATGAAAGCAAACTGGTGCTGGAGCGGCAGGGCTTCTCGCAGTCGATCGACTCGTGCGCGCTGGAGGCGGACAACGGCAACGCCTGGTATGATGCCGAAACGCGCACCCTGCACCTGGTCGCGTCGGCACAGTCGCCGTATGAGGTCGCCCGCGTCGCGGCGCTGATGGTCAAGGACAACAAGCGCTTCCCGGTCAAGACGATCAAGCTGCTCACGGGCACCACCGTGGGGTACGGGGCCAAGGACCATTCGATCTTCCCGTTCTATGTCATCGCGGCGTGTTTCTATGGGAACGGCCTGCCGGTACGGCTTGCCAACAACCGCTATGAGCAGTTCCAGCTCGGCATCAAGCGCCACTCCGTCGAAATGGATGTGACCATCGTGGCCGACCGCAAGAGCGGCAAGTTCGAGATCCTCAAGGGCTTCTATAACCTCAATGGCGGCGGCCGCGCCAACTTCTCCTTCTCGGTCGCGCAGGTGGCCGCCACCGCCGCGCAGTCCATCTATTATTTCCCGAAATCCGATCTTGCGGCCATCGCGCTGGCATCGCCCGCGGTGGAGGCGGGGTCCATGCGCGGCTACGGCACCCTTCAGGCCATGAGCATCACGGAGCTGATGGTCGATGAAGTCGCCGCCGAACTGGGCATTGATCAGATCGAACTGCGCCGCCGCAATGCGATGCGGGCCGGTTTCGAAAACACCCAGGGTGCTCAGCCGCTCGGCGAGCCGGGCAATATTGAAATGCTCGACATCGCGGCAAAGCATCCGTTGTGGGCGAACCGGCACAAAGCCAAGGCCGAGTTCGACAGGGCCAACCCCGGCAGGCTGTACGGCGTCGGCTTCGCGCAGGCGCAGAAGGATTACGGCACCGGCGCGGATACCACCGCGCTGGCGCTGGAATTCGATGCCGACGGCAAGGTGCGGATGCGCCACTGCGTGCAGGAGATCGGTACCGGCGCGACCACCGCGCAGCAGGTCATTGTCCGTGACATGCTGGGCAAGACGCCCGATTCCGTCGAGTTCGGCGTCGCGGAATTCGCCGAACTGCCGATGGTCAGCAACTGGTCGCCCTACACGACGACGCAGAAACAGCAGGACGACCTGCAGAAGAATCCCTACTGGGTGCCGTTCATGCTGCCGGCCATGAGCGCCTCCAACAGCGCCTATTTCATCGGCTTCGGCACGCGGCAGGCGGCGAAGTTTCTGTTTGAAAACACGCTCTGGCCGGCGGCGCGCGCCATCTGGAGCGAGGGACCGGCCGGCGGCCAGATCTCCAGCGGCTTCATGACCGTGAATGACCTGCGCGTGGTCGAGGGCGGCATCGGCGGGGGCGGCATGGAAATCCTGCCGTTTGAACGGGTCGCCAAAAAAGCCCACGAGCTGGGGCTGGTGACCGGGGTTGCCCTGCACTGCTTCAGCCGCTGGGAATGGACGACCGCGACATTCGATGTTCCGACCATCGGTTCCATCGAAGTGGCGGCCGACGTTCTCTCCGTGCGTTACGGCGACGGGGCCGCGCCGGAACTCAAGCGGCGCATGACCAGCGGCGGCTATGACTTCATCAAGAGAAGCAGGGTGAAATTCCCTCCGGTTCAGCGCAATAACGCCGGTGTGACGACCTACGCGCCCGCTGCCTGCATCGTTGAGCTCAACGTCAATACCTTCACCGGCGAGATAGAAATCATGCGCCATCACAGCCTGCTCGGCACCGGTAAAATGATTGTGCCGGAACTCGTATCCGGCCAGTTGCAGGGCGGCCTGGCCATGGGCATCGGGCATGCCCTGATGGAGGAATTGCCGCTTTATGAAGACGGGCCGGGCAACGGAACGTGGAACTTCAACCGGTACACGCTGCCTCGGGCCACGGATGTCGCGGTCTGGAATCAGACCGCCGATTATCTTGAGCCGGAATCCGAAACCGCGCCGCCCAAAGGAATCGGGGAAGTGGTGATGGTCCCGGTGGTCGCCGCCATCGGCAATGCCGTCACCCATGCCGTCGGCAAGCGTTTCTACCGGTTGCCCGTGACTTCGGAAAAGATCAAAAAGGCTCTGGGCCTGTAA
- a CDS encoding cytochrome c produces MKSHALRNSIFVVIAVVIVAALAVLFGLFRTSGVAPQAERALSPEQMKALIPRGRELALAGDCFGCHSLPQGPMGAGGLAIGTPFGTLYSTNITPDKQYGIGNYTRADFHRVMRDGIAPGNRNLYPAMPFVFTQLTTPDDIDALYAYNMSIPAMPVANKANTGAFVLPVRPFMNFWTLLNFPDRKLPRNEQRSAAWNRGAYLVEGLAHCGACHSPRNFMMGLEFSRALQGGEVDGVAVPAITAAALAKHGFDVPALSAYLATGIAPQGTAFDGMYTVTHFSTGAMEPEDVKAVATYLLTAKDGKLVPPSAPPAPLPQAVAPESGTPMAAGRLAYMASCAGCHGMNGQGIPNVGPAMKGNATLAMDDPQTLIKAVLNGIPTQIFKNGERMYAMPPFAHRMSDAEIAELVTWIRAEWGGQAVPVSAGQVSAQETAVK; encoded by the coding sequence ATGAAAAGCCATGCATTGCGCAATTCAATTTTTGTCGTCATCGCTGTCGTTATCGTGGCGGCGCTTGCCGTCTTGTTCGGGCTGTTCCGGACGTCGGGCGTGGCCCCGCAGGCGGAGCGGGCCCTTTCGCCCGAACAGATGAAAGCCCTGATTCCGCGCGGGCGCGAACTGGCCCTGGCCGGCGACTGCTTCGGCTGCCACTCGCTGCCGCAAGGGCCGATGGGCGCCGGAGGCCTGGCCATAGGGACGCCGTTCGGCACGCTGTATTCGACCAACATCACGCCGGACAAACAATACGGCATCGGCAACTATACGCGCGCCGATTTTCATCGCGTGATGCGCGACGGCATCGCGCCGGGCAACCGCAATCTCTATCCGGCAATGCCCTTTGTCTTCACGCAGCTCACGACGCCTGACGACATTGACGCGCTCTACGCCTACAATATGAGCATTCCGGCCATGCCGGTCGCCAACAAGGCCAATACCGGCGCTTTCGTGCTGCCGGTGCGCCCGTTCATGAACTTCTGGACCCTGTTGAACTTCCCGGACCGCAAGCTGCCGCGGAACGAACAACGCTCCGCCGCATGGAACCGGGGGGCCTATCTTGTCGAAGGGCTGGCGCATTGCGGCGCCTGCCATTCGCCGCGCAACTTCATGATGGGCCTCGAATTCTCCCGGGCCTTGCAGGGCGGCGAAGTGGACGGCGTGGCGGTTCCCGCTATTACCGCCGCGGCGCTTGCCAAACACGGCTTCGACGTTCCCGCGCTGAGCGCCTATCTGGCCACCGGCATCGCTCCCCAGGGCACCGCGTTCGACGGGATGTACACCGTCACGCATTTCTCGACCGGCGCGATGGAACCGGAGGACGTCAAGGCGGTAGCCACCTATCTGCTCACCGCCAAGGACGGCAAGCTGGTGCCGCCGTCCGCGCCCCCCGCGCCGCTGCCGCAAGCCGTCGCCCCGGAATCCGGCACGCCCATGGCAGCCGGCCGGTTGGCCTATATGGCGTCCTGCGCGGGCTGTCACGGCATGAACGGCCAGGGCATCCCCAATGTCGGCCCGGCCATGAAGGGCAATGCGACGCTGGCCATGGACGACCCGCAGACGCTCATCAAAGCCGTTCTCAACGGCATTCCCACCCAGATCTTCAAGAACGGCGAGCGGATGTACGCCATGCCGCCCTTCGCGCACCGCATGAGCGACGCCGAGATCGCTGAACTCGTGACCTGGATCAGGGCGGAATGGGGCGGCCAGGCCGTGCCGGTGAGCGCCGGTCAGGTGAGTGCCCAGGAAACCGCGGTAAAATGA
- a CDS encoding (2Fe-2S)-binding protein: protein MSMGNENIAPGIEKKPLSMIVNGKKVGPLEVPVGMPMIDFLHHYLNLTGTHFGCGQGVCHACTVVEVRPDGSLVDTRTCIANAHAFDGKTIITIEGQAKTDADGNITELTPIQRAFIEKFAFQCGYCTPGFVAGATAFIDGLKRKPIRRAELEGAIEEALNEHICRCTGYVRYYEAVRDVALATPGCVIG from the coding sequence ATGAGCATGGGCAACGAAAATATAGCTCCCGGAATTGAGAAAAAACCATTGAGCATGATTGTAAACGGCAAGAAGGTCGGCCCTCTCGAGGTGCCGGTCGGGATGCCGATGATCGACTTTTTACATCATTATCTTAACTTGACCGGCACGCATTTCGGCTGCGGGCAAGGCGTCTGCCATGCCTGCACCGTCGTGGAAGTGCGGCCGGACGGCAGCCTGGTCGACACCCGGACCTGCATTGCCAATGCGCATGCCTTTGACGGCAAGACGATCATCACGATCGAAGGCCAGGCCAAAACGGACGCTGACGGCAACATTACCGAACTGACGCCGATCCAGAGAGCTTTCATTGAAAAATTCGCGTTCCAGTGCGGCTACTGCACGCCCGGCTTTGTCGCGGGCGCGACCGCCTTCATCGACGGCCTGAAGCGCAAGCCGATCAGGCGCGCCGAACTGGAGGGCGCAATCGAGGAAGCGCTCAACGAGCATATTTGCCGCTGCACGGGCTATGTGCGGTATTACGAAGCCGTGCGCGATGTGGCGCTTGCCACTCCCGGCTGTGTGATCGGGTAG
- a CDS encoding insulinase family protein, with protein MDKHGFTLLTERDMAEVGGTARLWQHKITGAQLLSVVNADENKCFGVSFRTPPTDSTGVAHILEHSVLCGSDKYPVKEPFVELLKGSLQTFLNAFTFPDKTCYPVASANLRDFYNLIDVYIDAVFHPRISEDIFRQEGWHVEAENADGPWTYKGVVYNEMKGVYSSPDSVLAEQSQQALFPDTLYSLDSGGNPERIPDLTYQAFHDFHSRYYHPSNARFFFWGDDPEDERLRLLDAALAGYTARPADSAVPLQPRRDVPRQIEVPYAAAEGEQRALFTVNWLLGERGDVGQALLMEMLEHILEGLPGSPLRKALIGSGLGEDTTGCGLETDLRQMYYSTGLKGVAPDDVQQAELLIFDTLARLAEEGIDPAAVEAAVNSVEFAYRENNSGRFPRGLAAMIQALSTWLYDGDPLAPLAWEGPLTAIKERLAKGEKVFEEAIRQWFLNNEHRATVVLLPDAGLGKVREEAESARLADVQAEAGPERRAALVEETLRLQEAQTAPDSPEALATIPALGLGDLPRRNAAIPRAESRLPEVCLSHELPTRGIAYANLLLPLKGLPERLVPLLPLFARSLTELGTARRDFTELGAYMAAKTGGVGADTLLGTTRGERRTFSYLSLAGKAVYDKIPDLFGIFHEILLEPLRDPAVARERLRQMLLEGKARLEHGLQAAGHTAVGTRLRAHFTGAGALAERTGGVSYLASIRGLLEQLETQPEALLADLEELRTLVMSASGAVFDCTAEAGGLALAQDRARALLAELPSNGPERTDHETGPMRDLPMAEAFLAPAQINYVGKAANIYDQGYVYHGSASVILRYLRMGYLWEQVRVRGGAYGAFCMLDRLGGTLVCASYRDPNVDQTLAAYDGMADFLRGFKPDKAQLTQAIVGAVGDLDSYLLPDAKGAQSLARWLTGDTDEIRQRMREEILGTTERHFSEFADVLAEAARQGAVCVLGGPKTKEAAEAHGWAAQNLL; from the coding sequence ATGGACAAACACGGCTTCACCCTGCTCACGGAACGGGACATGGCGGAAGTGGGCGGCACGGCCCGCCTCTGGCAGCACAAGATTACGGGCGCGCAACTGCTCTCCGTGGTCAATGCGGACGAAAACAAATGCTTCGGCGTGAGCTTCCGCACGCCGCCCACGGATTCCACGGGCGTGGCCCACATTCTGGAGCATTCGGTGCTCTGCGGCTCGGACAAGTATCCGGTCAAGGAGCCCTTCGTGGAGTTGCTCAAGGGCTCGCTGCAAACCTTTCTCAACGCCTTCACCTTTCCGGACAAGACCTGCTATCCGGTGGCCAGCGCCAACCTGCGCGATTTTTACAATCTCATCGACGTCTACATCGACGCGGTCTTTCATCCCCGCATCAGCGAGGATATCTTCCGCCAGGAAGGCTGGCACGTGGAGGCGGAAAACGCCGACGGCCCCTGGACCTACAAGGGCGTGGTCTACAATGAGATGAAGGGCGTGTATTCCTCGCCGGATTCCGTGCTGGCCGAGCAGAGCCAGCAGGCCCTGTTCCCGGACACGCTTTACAGCCTGGATTCCGGCGGCAATCCCGAGCGCATTCCGGACCTGACCTACCAGGCCTTTCACGATTTCCACAGCCGCTACTATCATCCGAGCAACGCCCGCTTCTTCTTCTGGGGCGACGATCCCGAGGACGAGCGCCTGCGCCTGCTGGACGCGGCCCTGGCGGGCTACACGGCCCGGCCCGCGGATTCCGCCGTGCCCCTGCAGCCGCGCCGGGATGTGCCGCGCCAGATCGAGGTGCCCTACGCGGCGGCCGAAGGCGAACAGCGCGCCCTGTTCACGGTCAACTGGCTGCTGGGCGAGCGCGGCGACGTGGGCCAGGCCCTGCTCATGGAAATGCTGGAACACATTCTGGAAGGCCTGCCCGGTTCGCCGCTGCGCAAGGCCCTGATCGGTTCCGGCCTGGGCGAGGACACCACGGGCTGCGGCCTGGAAACGGACCTGCGCCAGATGTACTATTCCACAGGCCTCAAGGGCGTGGCTCCCGACGACGTGCAGCAGGCCGAACTGCTGATTTTCGACACGCTGGCCCGACTGGCCGAGGAAGGCATTGACCCGGCGGCTGTGGAAGCGGCGGTGAACAGCGTGGAATTCGCCTATCGCGAAAACAATTCCGGCCGCTTCCCACGCGGTCTGGCGGCCATGATCCAGGCCCTGTCCACCTGGCTGTACGACGGCGACCCCCTGGCCCCCCTGGCCTGGGAAGGACCGCTCACGGCCATCAAGGAGCGCCTGGCCAAGGGCGAGAAGGTTTTTGAGGAAGCCATCCGCCAGTGGTTTTTAAACAACGAGCACCGGGCCACCGTGGTCCTGCTGCCGGACGCCGGCCTGGGCAAAGTCCGCGAAGAGGCGGAAAGCGCCCGCCTGGCCGATGTCCAGGCCGAAGCGGGACCGGAGCGGCGCGCGGCCCTGGTGGAAGAAACCCTGCGCCTGCAGGAGGCCCAGACCGCGCCGGACAGCCCGGAAGCCCTGGCGACCATCCCGGCTCTGGGCCTGGGCGATCTGCCGCGCCGCAACGCCGCCATTCCCCGCGCCGAATCCCGTCTGCCGGAAGTCTGCCTCAGCCACGAGCTGCCCACCAGGGGCATTGCCTACGCCAATCTGCTGCTGCCTCTGAAAGGCCTGCCCGAGCGGCTGGTTCCCCTGCTGCCGCTCTTTGCCCGTTCCCTCACCGAACTGGGCACGGCACGGCGCGACTTCACGGAGCTCGGCGCGTACATGGCGGCCAAGACCGGCGGCGTCGGGGCCGACACCCTGCTGGGCACCACAAGGGGCGAACGCCGCACCTTCAGTTATCTGAGCCTGGCGGGCAAGGCGGTCTACGACAAGATTCCGGACCTGTTCGGCATCTTCCATGAAATCCTGCTGGAGCCCCTGCGCGATCCCGCCGTGGCCCGCGAGCGTCTCAGGCAGATGCTGCTGGAAGGCAAGGCCCGCCTGGAGCACGGCCTGCAGGCCGCCGGGCATACGGCGGTGGGCACGCGGCTGCGCGCGCATTTCACCGGCGCGGGCGCGCTGGCCGAACGCACCGGCGGCGTAAGTTATCTGGCTTCAATACGCGGCCTGCTGGAACAGCTGGAAACGCAGCCGGAGGCCCTGCTGGCCGATCTGGAGGAATTGCGGACCCTGGTCATGTCCGCTTCCGGCGCGGTCTTTGACTGCACGGCCGAAGCCGGGGGACTGGCCCTGGCCCAGGACAGGGCCCGCGCCCTGCTGGCCGAGCTGCCTTCCAACGGCCCGGAACGCACGGACCACGAAACCGGGCCCATGCGCGACCTGCCCATGGCCGAGGCCTTCCTGGCCCCGGCCCAGATCAACTACGTGGGCAAAGCCGCCAACATCTATGACCAGGGTTATGTCTACCACGGCTCGGCCAGCGTGATTCTGCGCTATCTGCGCATGGGATACCTGTGGGAGCAGGTACGCGTGCGCGGCGGGGCCTACGGGGCCTTCTGCATGCTGGACCGCCTGGGCGGCACCCTGGTCTGCGCCTCCTACCGCGACCCCAACGTGGACCAGACTCTGGCCGCCTATGACGGCATGGCCGACTTTCTGCGCGGCTTCAAGCCGGACAAGGCCCAACTGACCCAGGCCATTGTGGGCGCGGTAGGCGATCTGGACAGTTACCTGCTGCCCGACGCCAAGGGGGCCCAGTCCCTGGCGCGCTGGCTCACCGGCGATACGGACGAGATCCGCCAGCGGATGCGCGAGGAAATTCTGGGCACCACGGAGCGGCACTTCAGCGAGTTCGCCGACGTGCTGGCCGAAGCCGCGCGCCAAGGCGCGGTCTGCGTGCTGGGCGGCCCCAAAACCAAGGAAGCGGCCGAAGCCCACGGCTGGGCCGCGCAAAACCTGCTGTAA